In Hahella sp. KA22, one genomic interval encodes:
- a CDS encoding polysaccharide pyruvyl transferase family protein, whose protein sequence is MTPIFLPLIGQYQNIGDIILRRPLAKWLQGDSRLHVFTGDAPAGYTEALQLRPDDHVYTSFLSWYRAGMEASRRQKSIYLFKPGEIQLSLKGMKEHLGVLPMAKRFKARGGSVARLGSGVRNFSSFYRRLITPSLKVSDLTYWRDQGSFQYLGHGGVMPDLAFAEGGELSRISSMENRRYLIVSMRGDRPAPNDAWRKAVRDFAQKHHLEIMAVTQVLMDSARSRELAGSLGGQVLDWDGHDHMQQEQRLRDVYRRAALVVSDRLHVLIAAYTEGAAPAGLTTDNSSKVDRHFEAIGLKGVGQSAATWSAERIGQFLEDTLRQRESYLNTLGQARVSLDGVRKELVSFVEAVRGREA, encoded by the coding sequence ATGACCCCGATATTTTTACCTCTCATCGGTCAATACCAGAACATCGGCGACATCATCCTGAGGCGCCCGTTGGCCAAGTGGCTGCAGGGCGATTCGCGGTTGCATGTGTTCACCGGCGACGCCCCCGCCGGTTATACCGAGGCGCTGCAGTTGCGCCCGGACGATCATGTCTACACCTCGTTTCTGTCCTGGTATCGCGCCGGCATGGAAGCCAGTCGGCGCCAGAAAAGCATCTATCTGTTCAAGCCCGGAGAAATTCAGTTGAGCCTGAAAGGCATGAAAGAGCATCTCGGCGTCCTGCCCATGGCGAAACGCTTCAAGGCGCGAGGCGGCAGCGTCGCGCGTCTGGGCTCCGGGGTGCGCAATTTCTCCAGCTTTTATCGACGCCTGATAACACCGTCCTTGAAAGTCTCCGATCTCACCTACTGGCGCGATCAGGGCTCTTTCCAATACCTGGGACACGGCGGCGTGATGCCGGATCTGGCGTTTGCGGAAGGCGGCGAGCTCAGTCGCATTTCCTCCATGGAAAACCGTCGCTATCTGATTGTGTCCATGCGCGGCGACCGACCGGCGCCCAACGACGCCTGGCGTAAGGCCGTCCGCGACTTCGCACAGAAACACCATCTGGAAATCATGGCGGTGACCCAGGTGCTGATGGACTCCGCGCGCTCCCGCGAGCTGGCCGGCAGTCTGGGCGGACAGGTTCTGGACTGGGACGGTCATGATCATATGCAACAGGAGCAGCGTTTGCGGGACGTCTATCGGCGCGCGGCGCTGGTGGTCAGCGACCGCCTCCACGTGCTCATCGCCGCTTATACGGAAGGCGCCGCGCCGGCGGGTCTGACCACGGATAACTCCAGCAAGGTGGACCGGCATTTCGAGGCCATCGGATTGAAAGGCGTGGGACAAAGCGCCGCGACCTGGTCTGCGGAGCGCATCGGTCAGTTTCTGGAGGATACGCTGCGACAACGGGAGAGTTATCTGAATACGCTGGGGCAGGCCAGAGTGTCCCTGGATGGCGTTCGCAAAGAACTGGTTTCTTTCGTGGAGGCGGTGCGGGGGCGTGAAGCATGA